A stretch of the Geovibrio thiophilus genome encodes the following:
- a CDS encoding HAD family hydrolase encodes MKRMLFVFDIDGTICRAGRAVPPALASELKRLSGVHKVAIASGKPFTYITGLCRQLEITSASVIGENGGALSLDACFPPAGFRLAEIPAEHGNSIELIKAAYRKKFGERIWVQLNHLNVTFYPVCPGDIGLLHAFAPQFESDFISAYYHDDCMDFTPSNINKGAGLSTLLEMTGISQDNTWVFGDGENDFEMFRTAGNSVCVGSNAKLKEIADHCVRNIDSLSVFLERF; translated from the coding sequence ATGAAAAGAATGCTTTTTGTATTTGATATTGACGGCACTATATGCAGGGCGGGCAGAGCTGTTCCGCCTGCGCTTGCGTCGGAGCTTAAAAGACTTTCCGGCGTACACAAAGTCGCCATAGCCTCAGGTAAGCCCTTTACCTATATTACCGGACTTTGCAGACAGCTTGAGATAACATCCGCTTCTGTTATCGGCGAAAACGGCGGAGCGCTGAGCCTTGACGCATGCTTTCCGCCCGCGGGCTTCCGTCTGGCGGAGATACCTGCGGAGCACGGAAACAGTATTGAACTGATAAAAGCCGCCTACAGAAAGAAATTCGGAGAGCGGATATGGGTTCAGCTCAACCACCTGAATGTAACCTTTTACCCCGTCTGCCCCGGGGATATAGGGCTTCTCCACGCCTTTGCCCCGCAGTTTGAATCTGATTTCATCAGCGCATACTACCACGATGACTGCATGGATTTCACCCCTTCAAATATTAACAAGGGAGCAGGACTCAGCACACTGCTTGAAATGACAGGCATCTCACAGGACAACACATGGGTTTTCGGCGACGGAGAGAATGATTTTGAGATGTTCCGCACGGCAGGCAACTCGGTATGTGTCGGCAGCAATGCCAAGCTTAAGGAGATAGCCGATCACTGCGTAAGGAACATAGATTCTCTTTCTGTTTTTCTGGAAAGATTCTGA
- a CDS encoding YrbL family protein: MSYSETAGVLKLDDSLKIGAGAERACYVHPLDPRLCVKVRYVDRTNSRRTRLITHITAS, encoded by the coding sequence ATGTCATATTCGGAGACTGCCGGAGTATTGAAGCTTGATGATTCCCTGAAAATCGGCGCAGGGGCGGAACGTGCCTGCTACGTTCATCCGCTTGACCCGCGTCTGTGTGTTAAGGTCAGGTATGTGGACAGAACAAACAGCCGCAGAACGAGGCTGATTACGCATATTACAGCTTCCTGA
- the purQ gene encoding phosphoribosylformylglycinamidine synthase subunit PurQ produces the protein MKAGVVVFPGSNCDHDCYHVLKHVLGMDTVFLWHKDADLKGVDLVVLPGGFSYGDYLRCGAIAKHSPIMQEVSEFADKGGHVLGICNGFQVLTEAGLLPGALLRNKDLKFICRYVNLRVDNAGTAFTSRYADGEIVRIPIAHAEGNYFASEDVIKELEENNRVVFRYCDEYGETSEGSNPNGSINGIAGIVNKGGNVLGMMPHPERCAEEIMQTKDGFHIFESLRKVLKGVL, from the coding sequence ATGAAAGCGGGAGTTGTTGTTTTTCCGGGCTCCAACTGCGATCACGACTGCTATCACGTTTTAAAGCATGTTCTCGGAATGGACACTGTTTTTCTCTGGCATAAGGATGCCGACCTGAAGGGCGTTGATCTCGTTGTTCTCCCCGGAGGGTTCTCATACGGCGATTACCTTCGCTGCGGCGCCATAGCCAAGCATTCCCCGATTATGCAGGAAGTGAGTGAGTTTGCCGACAAGGGCGGTCATGTTCTGGGTATCTGCAACGGTTTTCAGGTGCTTACGGAAGCCGGTCTTCTCCCCGGCGCGCTGCTCCGCAACAAGGATCTTAAGTTCATATGCAGGTATGTTAACCTCCGTGTAGACAACGCAGGCACAGCCTTCACCAGCAGATACGCCGACGGCGAGATAGTCCGCATCCCCATAGCCCACGCGGAAGGAAACTATTTTGCTTCCGAGGATGTTATAAAAGAGCTTGAGGAGAACAACCGGGTTGTTTTCCGCTACTGCGATGAATACGGCGAAACCTCCGAAGGCTCAAACCCCAACGGCAGCATAAACGGCATAGCCGGAATAGTTAACAAGGGCGGAAACGTTCTCGGCATGATGCCCCACCCCGAAAGATGCGCCGAGGAGATCATGCAGACCAAGGACGGCTTTCATATTTTTGAATCTCTCCGTAAAGTTTTAAAAGGTGTTCTATGA
- a CDS encoding methyl-accepting chemotaxis protein: MSIKTKVLSALLIPFIMLTFYTASGLFQDADVLTKTKSLRHFVEFSVSSSALVHELQKERGLSAGYLAGGEQSFLNRLNTQYESTDDALKKVRSALSGGSFTSGNIRQAMSGLENLSKMRRETADKLTDSAQVINYYTEINKLFLDAVSEAAAGVNDPQLAKDTIAYTNYMSAKEQTGLLRAVLASAFADDRFGDGMYEKYLRLTSERSAYLTSFGWTARTEFRQSSDAAESSDFSRKASEMEKTAAVKGLEGGFGVDAEEWFSLITQKINAMKETEDLIALSMNTYMNSEISSAKRQLTLTGAAALVGLTAFVSLVYILLLSVIGNIRMLISLTAQLNEGDGDLTRRINVTNKDEIGELAANVNCFIENIQFLVSGTAKSVSVVASGTTQLAAAVEELSVTFSDQSEEVSGIAAAMSEMSTTAVSIEENIKDVEKAAESATKSISDGRAELDSIVHLITAVKNDSDSLAKTIKRLGETSHEIGDIVKVINEIADQTNLLALNAAIEAARAGDAGRGFAVVADEVRKLAEKTQSSTGEIISIVTLFKTETENAIKGAEAASGNIEKCVAQSESTKNAFDRINEAVSDVTGKNSIITLSVNEQSEAIQHTGHSTTGISAGIEQSAAAVNEIAETLSELESTAESLRQSIEQFRY, from the coding sequence ATGTCTATCAAAACAAAAGTACTCTCGGCACTGTTAATCCCGTTTATTATGCTTACTTTTTACACTGCTTCCGGTCTGTTTCAGGATGCGGATGTACTGACGAAAACCAAATCTCTCAGACATTTTGTGGAGTTCTCAGTCTCATCAAGCGCTCTGGTGCACGAACTCCAGAAGGAGAGAGGGCTTTCCGCAGGCTATCTCGCAGGCGGAGAACAGTCTTTTCTCAACAGACTGAACACACAGTACGAGTCCACGGATGACGCTCTGAAAAAAGTGCGCAGCGCCCTGAGCGGCGGATCGTTCACCTCCGGAAACATCCGTCAGGCAATGAGCGGGCTTGAAAACCTCTCCAAAATGCGCAGAGAGACAGCAGATAAACTCACGGATTCCGCGCAGGTCATAAATTACTACACCGAAATCAACAAACTGTTCCTCGACGCTGTTTCGGAGGCTGCTGCAGGCGTAAATGATCCTCAGCTCGCCAAGGACACTATAGCTTATACAAACTACATGAGCGCTAAAGAACAGACAGGGCTGCTGCGTGCAGTACTTGCTTCCGCCTTTGCGGACGACCGCTTCGGTGACGGCATGTACGAAAAATATCTCCGTCTGACAAGCGAAAGAAGCGCCTACCTCACCTCGTTCGGGTGGACTGCCCGCACAGAGTTCAGGCAGAGCTCTGATGCCGCCGAAAGCTCCGACTTCAGCCGAAAAGCCTCAGAAATGGAGAAAACAGCCGCAGTCAAAGGACTTGAAGGCGGATTCGGTGTCGATGCGGAAGAGTGGTTCAGCCTGATTACGCAGAAAATAAACGCAATGAAGGAAACGGAAGATCTCATAGCCCTTTCCATGAATACATACATGAACTCCGAAATCAGCTCAGCCAAACGTCAGCTCACTCTCACAGGCGCAGCGGCGCTGGTCGGTCTTACAGCCTTTGTGTCCCTTGTGTATATTCTCCTTCTTTCGGTTATAGGCAATATCCGCATGCTGATCAGTCTGACTGCTCAGCTTAACGAAGGTGACGGCGATCTGACAAGGCGGATAAATGTCACAAACAAAGATGAAATAGGCGAACTGGCGGCGAATGTGAACTGCTTCATAGAAAATATCCAGTTTCTGGTGAGCGGTACGGCAAAGTCAGTATCGGTGGTGGCTTCGGGAACAACGCAGCTCGCAGCGGCAGTGGAGGAGCTTTCCGTAACCTTCAGCGACCAGTCAGAGGAAGTCAGCGGAATAGCCGCCGCCATGAGCGAAATGAGCACAACGGCTGTTTCCATAGAGGAGAATATCAAAGATGTTGAAAAAGCAGCGGAATCCGCCACGAAAAGCATCTCTGACGGACGCGCCGAACTGGACAGTATTGTGCATCTGATAACAGCAGTAAAAAATGACAGCGACAGTCTGGCGAAAACAATAAAAAGGCTGGGCGAAACCTCCCACGAAATTGGAGATATTGTAAAAGTCATAAATGAGATAGCCGATCAGACCAACCTTCTGGCACTCAACGCCGCAATCGAAGCCGCCAGAGCCGGTGACGCAGGAAGAGGCTTCGCTGTGGTTGCGGACGAGGTCCGAAAGCTCGCCGAAAAAACACAGTCTTCCACAGGAGAGATAATCAGTATAGTGACACTGTTCAAAACGGAAACGGAAAACGCCATCAAAGGGGCGGAAGCGGCATCAGGAAACATTGAGAAATGCGTTGCTCAGTCGGAAAGCACTAAAAACGCATTCGACAGAATAAATGAGGCGGTGTCGGATGTCACAGGAAAAAACAGTATAATAACTCTCTCCGTCAATGAGCAGTCCGAAGCGATTCAGCACACAGGGCACAGCACAACAGGAATCTCCGCCGGAATAGAGCAGAGTGCCGCCGCTGTTAATGAAATAGCCGAAACCCTCAGTGAACTTGAATCCACAGCGGAGTCACTAAGACAGTCCATCGAACAGTTCAGATACTGA
- a CDS encoding DUF2231 domain-containing protein: MDREELSKFDGKEGRRAYIGYKGHVYDVTDSRLWKSGQHVKRHFAGRDLTEDLEKAPHTDEVFSRIQPVEALTESVAQVQSVSSDEFKAMLRDVYRKLHPHPMFIHFPMGLLSFAVFMQAMFLFTGQPSFETTAFHCMAAGGAALIPTIASGFFSWWVNYHYATSNVFITKIAFSALLLLMCTAEMWLRFSDPAISAAGTGVSNLYNGLLFLNLPVMAIIGFNGGKITWG, encoded by the coding sequence TTGGACAGGGAAGAACTCAGCAAGTTTGACGGAAAAGAAGGGCGCAGGGCATATATCGGCTACAAGGGTCATGTTTACGATGTGACTGACAGCAGACTGTGGAAAAGCGGTCAGCACGTTAAGAGACATTTCGCGGGGAGGGATCTCACCGAGGATCTGGAGAAAGCTCCCCACACCGACGAGGTTTTTTCAAGGATACAGCCAGTTGAGGCGCTCACGGAATCGGTGGCGCAGGTGCAGAGCGTATCTTCCGATGAATTTAAGGCAATGCTGAGGGATGTTTACAGAAAACTTCATCCGCACCCGATGTTTATACATTTCCCCATGGGGCTTCTGAGCTTTGCGGTGTTTATGCAGGCAATGTTTCTGTTCACGGGACAGCCGAGCTTTGAAACAACAGCGTTCCATTGCATGGCTGCCGGCGGTGCTGCCCTCATTCCTACAATAGCTTCGGGCTTTTTCAGCTGGTGGGTTAATTATCACTACGCCACATCGAATGTGTTTATAACGAAGATAGCTTTCTCTGCCCTGCTGCTTCTGATGTGCACGGCTGAAATGTGGCTGAGATTCAGCGATCCGGCTATCTCTGCCGCAGGAACCGGAGTCTCCAACCTTTACAACGGGCTTCTGTTCCTGAATCTCCCTGTCATGGCTATTATCGGCTTTAACGGCGGCAAAATAACTTGGGGCTGA
- a CDS encoding citrate (Si)-synthase — protein sequence MGLKDVLKKKIDEHRPRIAKLTKEFGDVKLGEVTIGQAIGGARSVKCLVTDISYLDPVEGIRFRGLTIPEVMEKLPKPKGKDYPYVEGFWYFLLTGDVPTMAQAEEVVEDFKKRAQVPQYVIDVLRAMPRDTHPMTMLSAAVVAMQRESKFAKFYAEGFNKMTAWESMYEDSCDLLAKLPEIAAYIYRMKYKGDTPIASDMSLDFGGNFAHMMGIPAPYDDVARMYFVLHSDHESGNVSAHTTHLVASALSDAYYSLSAGLNGLAGPLHGLANQEVLGWIQDVYAKLGGKVPTKEDLKKFLWDTLNSGQVIPGYGHAVLRKTDPRYTSQREYCQKYLPEDELFKVVAMIYDVAPDILMEHGKAKNPWPNVDAQSGVIQWFYGLREYDFYTVLFGVGRAIGVLANITWDRALGYPIERPKSVTTDMLEAAAGIKK from the coding sequence ATGGGACTTAAGGACGTTCTTAAGAAGAAAATTGATGAGCATCGCCCCAGAATCGCCAAACTCACTAAAGAGTTCGGTGACGTAAAACTTGGCGAAGTAACAATCGGACAGGCTATCGGCGGTGCAAGAAGCGTTAAGTGCCTTGTTACCGACATTTCATATCTTGACCCGGTGGAAGGAATCCGCTTCCGCGGTCTTACAATACCTGAAGTAATGGAAAAACTCCCCAAACCAAAAGGAAAAGACTATCCTTACGTTGAGGGCTTCTGGTACTTCCTTCTTACAGGTGATGTCCCCACTATGGCTCAGGCCGAAGAAGTGGTTGAAGATTTCAAAAAGAGAGCTCAGGTTCCTCAGTATGTTATAGATGTTCTCAGAGCTATGCCCAGAGACACTCACCCCATGACTATGCTCTCTGCTGCCGTGGTTGCCATGCAGCGCGAATCAAAATTCGCTAAATTCTACGCTGAAGGCTTCAACAAAATGACTGCGTGGGAGTCCATGTATGAAGATTCATGCGACCTCCTCGCCAAGCTTCCCGAAATCGCAGCCTACATCTACAGAATGAAATATAAAGGCGACACACCCATCGCTTCCGACATGAGCCTTGACTTCGGCGGCAACTTCGCTCACATGATGGGCATTCCCGCTCCTTATGACGATGTTGCGAGAATGTACTTCGTTCTTCACTCAGACCATGAGTCAGGAAACGTTTCCGCTCATACGACGCACCTTGTGGCTTCCGCTCTCAGCGATGCTTACTACTCTCTTTCAGCAGGTCTCAACGGTCTTGCGGGTCCCCTTCACGGTCTCGCAAATCAGGAAGTTCTCGGCTGGATTCAGGACGTGTATGCTAAACTCGGCGGAAAAGTTCCCACTAAGGAAGATCTTAAAAAATTCCTCTGGGATACTCTCAACAGCGGTCAGGTTATTCCCGGATACGGTCACGCCGTTCTCAGAAAAACAGACCCGAGATACACTTCTCAGCGTGAATACTGCCAGAAATACCTTCCCGAAGATGAACTCTTCAAGGTTGTGGCAATGATTTACGATGTTGCTCCCGACATCCTCATGGAGCACGGAAAAGCCAAAAACCCATGGCCCAACGTGGATGCTCAGTCCGGCGTTATCCAGTGGTTCTACGGTCTCAGAGAGTACGATTTCTACACAGTTCTTTTCGGTGTGGGCAGAGCGATCGGCGTTCTTGCGAACATCACTTGGGACAGAGCTCTCGGCTACCCGATCGAGCGTCCGAAGTCTGTTACTACAGACATGCTGGAAGCCGCTGCGGGAATCAAAAAATAA
- a CDS encoding GntR family transcriptional regulator, whose translation MGVRDINIDNTPLSERIAETIRTNILKGVIKAGERLVEPKLSEQLGISRTPIREALRHLETEGFIEIIPRRGAVVTEITDKDVDEIFVIKIRLEALAARLSAERLTKEDIEKMKELAAKVREGSSKVGHMVNWNSEFHDIFIKNCGNDRLIKILAGLQQQFKRATVFSFSETGRTQEVAREHQSIIEAIELRDKDRVERLVETHIRNGWEFIKSRL comes from the coding sequence ATGGGAGTCAGGGATATAAACATCGACAATACCCCATTAAGCGAAAGAATAGCCGAAACAATCAGAACTAATATTCTCAAGGGTGTTATTAAAGCCGGAGAAAGGCTTGTGGAACCTAAGCTTTCAGAACAGCTGGGCATCAGCCGCACACCCATAAGGGAAGCTCTGCGTCATCTGGAAACCGAAGGATTTATCGAAATCATTCCCCGAAGGGGCGCTGTGGTCACAGAGATAACCGATAAGGACGTGGATGAGATCTTCGTGATCAAAATCCGGCTTGAGGCTCTCGCCGCAAGGCTTTCCGCAGAAAGGCTCACCAAGGAAGACATAGAGAAGATGAAGGAGCTCGCCGCAAAAGTCCGTGAGGGTTCCTCTAAAGTCGGTCACATGGTTAACTGGAATTCCGAGTTCCATGATATTTTCATAAAAAACTGCGGCAACGATCGTCTGATCAAGATTCTGGCGGGGCTTCAGCAGCAGTTCAAGCGCGCTACGGTCTTCTCATTTTCCGAAACCGGCAGAACTCAGGAGGTCGCCAGAGAACACCAGAGCATAATCGAGGCTATTGAGCTGAGAGACAAAGACAGAGTGGAAAGGCTTGTGGAAACTCACATCCGCAACGGATGGGAGTTCATAAAGTCCAGACTCTGA
- a CDS encoding GntR family transcriptional regulator has product MESKPLREKIADKIRADIIKGVHADGERLVEPKLAKSLGISRTPIREALRQLETEGFIEIVPRKGAVVKALTIKDIDDLYAVKASLEGLAARQAAANLNEKDIDRLRKINEKFRDIAYENPNVMDEYLKYNVDFHNIFITASDNKKILEILDSLAKNFQRLKTVLVSNRERAKHAVAEHQEIIEAFASGDPDLVEKKVRWHIQNAWEYLKHNIRK; this is encoded by the coding sequence TTGGAAAGCAAACCCCTGAGAGAAAAAATCGCCGACAAGATACGGGCGGATATAATAAAAGGCGTTCACGCAGACGGTGAAAGGCTTGTGGAGCCCAAGCTGGCAAAAAGCCTCGGGATCAGCCGCACACCGATACGTGAGGCGCTGAGGCAGCTTGAAACCGAAGGCTTCATAGAGATTGTACCCCGCAAGGGCGCGGTGGTTAAAGCCCTTACTATTAAAGATATAGACGACCTTTACGCAGTGAAGGCAAGCCTTGAGGGGCTGGCGGCAAGGCAGGCTGCGGCTAACCTGAATGAAAAGGACATAGATCGCCTGCGTAAAATCAACGAAAAATTCCGCGATATAGCATATGAGAACCCAAATGTTATGGACGAATACCTCAAATATAATGTGGACTTCCATAATATCTTTATAACTGCCTCGGACAATAAAAAAATTCTCGAAATTCTCGACAGTCTGGCGAAAAATTTCCAGAGACTGAAAACAGTTCTCGTCTCCAACCGCGAGCGTGCGAAACACGCAGTGGCAGAGCATCAGGAGATCATAGAAGCCTTCGCCTCTGGTGATCCTGATCTTGTTGAGAAAAAAGTGCGCTGGCATATCCAGAACGCTTGGGAATATCTGAAGCACAATATCAGAAAATAA
- a CDS encoding YrbL family protein, which produces MKKRNISWEHIAKCYGWAETNLGAGLVFDLVTRRDGTPCKSLDALISEGTPLSVFLDELDQLYSYLLKFNILPADLRLDNILFNPEMNSSCRLVIVDGLGNRNFFAWATNRINSFGRVRISKKYNRFLFKARRDGLLPSDSLVSETLS; this is translated from the coding sequence CTGAAAAAGAGAAATATAAGCTGGGAGCATATTGCCAAATGCTACGGTTGGGCAGAAACAAATCTGGGCGCCGGACTTGTTTTTGATCTGGTTACAAGGCGAGACGGAACTCCCTGTAAGTCTCTGGACGCGTTGATTTCCGAAGGAACGCCTCTTTCAGTATTTCTAGACGAGCTTGATCAGCTTTACAGCTATCTTCTTAAATTCAATATTCTGCCTGCTGACCTCAGGCTGGACAACATTCTCTTTAATCCTGAGATGAATAGCAGTTGCAGGCTTGTCATAGTGGACGGTCTCGGCAACAGAAATTTCTTTGCGTGGGCGACAAACAGAATAAACAGTTTCGGCAGGGTCAGAATCAGCAAAAAGTACAACAGGTTCCTGTTTAAAGCCAGACGTGACGGGCTTTTGCCCTCAGACTCTTTAGTCTCTGAAACTCTTTCCTGA
- a CDS encoding YbaN family protein: MKIILIILGFMSLFLGIIGVFLPVMPTTPFILLAAACFARSSEKFHKMLLNNRYFGNIVRNYENGLGISRRIKIRALTLLWFSLIFSSAISGSLIVFLVLTAAGTGVSWYILSLPTFTD; the protein is encoded by the coding sequence ATGAAAATAATCCTTATTATTCTTGGTTTTATGTCACTCTTTCTCGGCATAATAGGCGTTTTCCTTCCTGTTATGCCCACTACCCCGTTCATACTTCTGGCGGCGGCGTGCTTCGCCCGCAGCTCTGAAAAATTCCATAAGATGCTTTTAAACAACAGATATTTCGGAAATATTGTCAGAAATTATGAAAACGGTCTCGGCATAAGCCGCAGAATAAAGATCCGCGCTCTCACCCTGCTGTGGTTTTCGCTTATTTTTTCATCCGCGATCTCAGGCAGCCTGATTGTGTTTCTTGTCCTCACTGCCGCAGGTACGGGCGTAAGCTGGTATATACTCAGCCTGCCCACATTTACGGATTAA
- a CDS encoding DNA recombination protein RmuC yields the protein MENSSIIIFLLGFAAGAGVCAVFFNLLSGKQEALKLDAEKTVTAMAEQLKLSFSGLSLEALSRTTAELMKHMESERKAGAAQLDGKKALIDAQLEKMTKELTEVEKLVKEFEKDRESKFSALSEQIRHTSRNAEELFRVTSSLKEALSSTGKRGRWGERMAEDILKSAGFMENVNYYRQKTLKTSGSRPDYTFIMPNGAILNMDVKFPLENYLKYLDETEEAAAKARTTAFSKDVKERIKEVSGRDYIDPAENTLDFAMLFIPNEQIFGFMMEKCPDVLDFAFEKKVALTSPVSLFSVLAVIRQAAENFRLEQTSSEILAIMGTFRKQWDLFTGKMEGLGKRIEDAAKEYELLSGTRRRMLDKSLEKLDSLGLEKISADSPEED from the coding sequence ATGGAAAATTCATCAATAATTATATTTCTTCTCGGATTCGCGGCAGGTGCCGGAGTCTGCGCGGTTTTCTTCAACCTTCTGTCCGGAAAGCAGGAAGCCCTCAAGCTTGATGCTGAAAAAACAGTGACCGCAATGGCGGAGCAGCTTAAGCTGAGCTTTTCGGGACTTTCCCTTGAGGCGCTTTCCCGAACCACCGCAGAGCTTATGAAGCACATGGAAAGTGAACGAAAGGCAGGGGCTGCTCAGCTTGACGGAAAAAAAGCGCTTATAGACGCGCAGCTCGAAAAAATGACCAAGGAGCTCACTGAGGTTGAAAAGCTTGTAAAAGAGTTTGAGAAGGACAGGGAATCCAAATTCTCAGCCCTTTCCGAGCAGATACGCCACACATCCAGAAACGCAGAGGAACTCTTTCGGGTTACATCATCCCTCAAGGAAGCGCTCTCCTCCACAGGCAAACGGGGGCGCTGGGGCGAACGCATGGCTGAGGACATACTGAAATCAGCCGGATTCATGGAGAATGTCAACTACTACAGACAGAAAACCCTGAAAACCTCCGGCAGCAGACCGGACTACACCTTCATAATGCCGAACGGCGCTATTCTCAACATGGACGTGAAGTTCCCGCTGGAGAACTACCTCAAATATCTTGACGAAACGGAGGAAGCGGCGGCAAAAGCACGAACCACCGCCTTTTCAAAGGACGTTAAGGAGCGCATAAAAGAGGTGTCAGGCAGAGATTACATAGATCCTGCGGAAAATACTCTGGATTTTGCGATGCTGTTCATCCCCAATGAGCAGATATTCGGGTTCATGATGGAGAAATGTCCGGATGTTCTGGACTTCGCCTTTGAAAAAAAGGTCGCCCTTACCTCGCCTGTTTCGCTGTTCTCCGTGCTTGCGGTGATAAGGCAGGCGGCAGAGAACTTCCGCCTTGAGCAGACCTCGTCCGAAATACTCGCCATTATGGGCACATTCCGCAAGCAGTGGGATCTCTTCACCGGAAAGATGGAAGGTCTCGGCAAAAGGATAGAGGATGCCGCAAAGGAATATGAGCTTTTAAGCGGAACCCGCCGGAGAATGCTTGATAAGTCCCTTGAAAAGCTGGATTCGCTGGGCTTGGAAAAAATAAGCGCGGACAGTCCGGAAGAGGACTAG
- a CDS encoding precorrin-2 dehydrogenase/sirohydrochlorin ferrochelatase family protein yields MVPFIFNLTDKKILVAGGGAEAESLLVSFLGHDPKIKVISPACTENIKLFHRFGRIEFEQRWAEESDVDSSYYFVFAVTGDSEVDAETAAWARKAHVPVFVQNNSLLSDFVLERGEEGETSDFDKIKELLKTRRG; encoded by the coding sequence ATGGTTCCGTTTATTTTCAATCTTACTGATAAAAAAATTCTTGTGGCAGGGGGAGGTGCGGAAGCCGAATCGCTGCTTGTCTCTTTTCTCGGACATGACCCGAAAATTAAGGTGATTTCACCCGCATGTACCGAAAATATAAAGCTTTTTCACAGGTTCGGGCGGATTGAGTTTGAGCAGAGGTGGGCAGAGGAAAGCGATGTGGATTCGTCATATTACTTCGTTTTCGCCGTGACGGGTGACTCAGAGGTTGACGCCGAAACGGCGGCATGGGCGCGTAAGGCTCATGTGCCTGTATTCGTGCAGAATAACTCTCTGCTCTCGGACTTCGTTCTTGAAAGAGGCGAAGAGGGAGAAACCAGCGATTTTGATAAAATAAAAGAGCTGCTTAAGACAAGGCGAGGCTGA
- the purS gene encoding phosphoribosylformylglycinamidine synthase subunit PurS, with amino-acid sequence MKAQVFVKFKNGVLDPQGQTILGAVNRMGHSFVKDVKVGKFFEIEIEKCENPDEKLKEIADKVLANPIIEEFRIEIAGEN; translated from the coding sequence ATGAAAGCACAAGTATTTGTAAAGTTTAAGAACGGGGTTCTCGACCCTCAGGGGCAGACTATCCTCGGGGCTGTAAACCGCATGGGGCACAGCTTTGTGAAGGATGTTAAAGTCGGTAAATTTTTTGAAATCGAAATTGAAAAATGCGAAAATCCCGATGAAAAGCTCAAGGAAATAGCCGATAAGGTTCTCGCAAACCCGATTATTGAAGAATTCAGAATAGAAATAGCCGGAGAGAATTAA
- a CDS encoding DMT family transporter produces the protein MTGFIFIVFSALCHSLWNVLLKRSSDKYAFNFFMHLVNLIFFTALFPVFFREYMYFDKGAVIYGLIGGTFFALYHLFISTAYRYSDVSSIYPITTSSPFFILIWATLFLGERLTFFGVSGIIFTVLGGIVLNGEKGSRIKPAKGTVFALLAAFSYSFGALADKGGVGGGNMIFYTYCLCFFMTSYLAVYSLRHRPFRKEFIMAEKKYFIIAGVIVFLSFTSYRYGLTFMEVSYAAALRQVNAVFALIIGVFVFKEAFSLSKLTGTLIIVIGIVLIRFGM, from the coding sequence TTGACAGGTTTTATTTTCATAGTGTTCAGCGCCTTATGCCACTCCCTGTGGAATGTTCTGCTCAAACGTTCCTCCGACAAGTATGCTTTTAATTTTTTTATGCACCTTGTTAATCTTATTTTCTTCACAGCGCTTTTTCCGGTCTTTTTCAGGGAATACATGTATTTTGATAAAGGCGCCGTGATCTACGGACTGATAGGCGGAACGTTCTTTGCCCTGTATCACCTTTTTATATCAACAGCTTACCGCTACAGTGACGTGTCCTCAATCTATCCCATAACCACTTCGTCGCCGTTTTTTATACTTATTTGGGCTACTCTTTTTCTCGGCGAGAGGCTCACTTTTTTTGGAGTATCGGGAATTATTTTCACTGTTTTAGGAGGAATTGTCCTCAACGGAGAGAAGGGTTCCCGTATTAAGCCCGCAAAAGGAACAGTGTTTGCCCTGCTGGCAGCCTTTTCCTACTCCTTCGGAGCGTTGGCTGACAAGGGCGGAGTGGGCGGTGGTAATATGATTTTCTACACCTACTGTCTCTGTTTTTTCATGACATCGTACCTTGCCGTATATTCACTCAGGCACAGACCGTTCCGCAAAGAGTTTATCATGGCAGAGAAAAAATATTTCATCATAGCGGGTGTGATAGTCTTTCTCTCTTTTACATCGTACAGATACGGGCTGACTTTCATGGAGGTTTCGTACGCCGCCGCACTGAGGCAGGTGAATGCTGTTTTTGCGCTGATAATCGGTGTGTTTGTGTTCAAAGAGGCTTTTTCCCTGAGCAAGCTCACCGGAACACTGATTATTGTGATCGGAATTGTGCTGATCAGGTTTGGCATGTAA